From Streptomyces sp. NBC_00683, one genomic window encodes:
- a CDS encoding ABC transporter ATP-binding protein, translated as MSLLELDDVKVHFPVKKGVFFDRTVGHVYAVDGISLSVEAGQTYGLVGESGCGKTTLGRAVLRLVDITSGEVVFDGTDLAKLPDEEMRRYRRRLQMVFQDPLGSLNPRQNIESILSEGMAAHGIGTDRDDRREKIKAILAKVGLPANSLSRYPHEFSGGQRQRIGIARALVLEPDVIICDEPVSALDVSIQAQVINLLEELQQSLGLTYLVIAHDLAVVRHISDVIGVMYLGSLVEEAPSDALYAGPKHPYTRALMSAVPVPDPEVEDRRERILLQGDLPSPANPPAGCRFHTRCPWVQDKCALERPVLTDVGDGHKVACHFAAEIEDGTIGLTRATGIEAVVGTSTEEPVADKAPAVKVPAQKAPADSVAVAPVAEKSAGAEAEADAEAEAEAEAEAEAEAGSEKASAPEGEAADTADAPDEPADADAAAPVAEAGSEGKAGTA; from the coding sequence ATGAGCCTGCTCGAACTCGACGATGTGAAGGTCCACTTCCCCGTCAAGAAGGGTGTCTTCTTCGACCGTACGGTCGGACACGTGTACGCCGTGGACGGCATCTCGCTGAGCGTCGAGGCCGGACAGACGTACGGGCTCGTGGGCGAGTCGGGCTGCGGCAAGACGACCCTGGGCCGTGCCGTGCTGCGGCTCGTGGACATCACCTCCGGTGAGGTCGTCTTCGACGGCACCGACCTGGCCAAGCTGCCGGACGAGGAGATGCGCCGGTACCGCCGCAGGCTCCAGATGGTCTTCCAGGACCCGCTCGGCAGCCTCAACCCGCGGCAGAACATCGAGTCGATCCTCTCCGAGGGCATGGCGGCCCACGGGATCGGCACCGACCGGGACGACCGCCGGGAGAAGATCAAGGCGATCCTCGCCAAGGTCGGACTGCCCGCGAACTCGCTGTCCCGCTATCCGCACGAGTTCTCCGGCGGCCAGCGCCAGCGCATCGGCATCGCCCGCGCCCTGGTGCTCGAACCGGACGTGATCATCTGCGACGAGCCGGTCTCGGCGCTCGATGTGTCGATCCAGGCGCAGGTCATCAACCTGCTGGAGGAGCTGCAGCAGTCGCTGGGGCTCACCTACCTCGTCATCGCCCACGACCTCGCCGTCGTCCGGCACATCTCCGACGTCATCGGGGTCATGTACCTGGGCTCCCTGGTGGAGGAGGCGCCGAGCGACGCGCTGTACGCCGGCCCGAAGCACCCGTACACCCGGGCGCTCATGTCCGCGGTGCCGGTGCCCGACCCCGAGGTCGAGGACCGGCGGGAGCGGATCCTGCTCCAGGGCGACCTGCCCTCGCCGGCCAACCCGCCGGCCGGCTGCCGGTTCCACACCCGCTGCCCGTGGGTGCAGGACAAGTGCGCGCTCGAGCGTCCGGTCCTGACGGACGTCGGTGACGGGCACAAGGTGGCCTGCCACTTCGCGGCCGAGATCGAGGACGGGACGATCGGGCTGACCCGGGCCACGGGTATCGAGGCGGTCGTGGGGACGTCCACCGAGGAGCCGGTCGCCGACAAGGCGCCCGCTGTGAAGGTGCCCGCCCAGAAGGCCCCCGCCGATTCGGTCGCAGTGGCGCCGGTGGCGGAGAAGTCCGCCGGAGCGGAAGCCGAAGCCGATGCCGAAGCGGAAGCGGAAGCCGAAGCCGAAGCCGAAGCGGAAGCCGGTTCGGAGAAGGCGTCCGCGCCCGAGGGTGAGGCAGCCGACACCGCCGACGCCCCGGACGAGCCGGCGGACGCGGACGCGGCCGCGCCCGTGGCCGAGGCCGGCTCCGAAGGGAAGGCCGGCACCGCCTGA
- a CDS encoding ABC transporter ATP-binding protein, which yields MALLNVDQLSVTFGGRGRRDSVAVDGVSFTVDQGEVVGLVGESGCGKSVTSLALMGLLPDKGVKVGGRVEFDGQDLLTISRRKLRDMRGSQLAMIFQDPLSSLNPVIPIGVQVTEILQRHRGLKGEAARKEAAHLLDRVGIPDPRRRLKEYPHQLSGGMRQRALIAMAVACAPRLLIADEPTTALDVTIQAQILELLKELVDQEGTALLMITHDLGVVAGICDQVNVLYAGRAVESADRRELFAAPTHPYAHGLLGSIPRLDAPRGEPLHPIRGSINDKIAWADGCAFAPRCDFYTMECLTGTPELTEPRTAGHQVRCVNPVLPKAEVSA from the coding sequence ATGGCACTGCTCAATGTTGACCAGCTCAGCGTCACCTTCGGCGGACGCGGCCGCAGGGACTCCGTCGCCGTCGACGGTGTCTCCTTCACCGTGGACCAGGGCGAGGTCGTCGGTCTGGTGGGCGAGTCCGGCTGCGGCAAGTCCGTGACCTCGCTCGCCCTGATGGGCCTGCTGCCCGACAAGGGCGTGAAGGTCGGCGGACGTGTGGAGTTCGACGGCCAGGACCTGCTGACCATCAGCCGGCGCAAGCTCCGCGACATGCGCGGCAGCCAGCTCGCGATGATCTTCCAGGACCCGCTGTCCTCGCTGAACCCGGTGATCCCCATCGGTGTCCAGGTGACCGAGATCCTCCAGCGGCACCGCGGCCTGAAGGGGGAGGCCGCCCGCAAGGAGGCCGCCCACCTCCTGGACCGGGTCGGTATCCCGGACCCGCGCCGGCGGCTGAAGGAGTACCCGCACCAGCTGTCCGGCGGTATGCGGCAGCGTGCGCTCATCGCCATGGCGGTGGCCTGCGCACCCCGGCTGCTCATCGCCGACGAGCCGACCACCGCGCTCGATGTGACCATCCAGGCCCAGATCCTGGAACTCCTCAAGGAACTGGTCGACCAGGAGGGCACCGCCCTGCTGATGATCACCCACGACCTCGGGGTCGTCGCCGGCATCTGCGACCAGGTCAACGTCCTCTACGCGGGACGGGCCGTGGAGTCCGCGGACCGGCGTGAGCTGTTCGCCGCACCCACGCATCCGTACGCGCACGGCCTGCTCGGGTCCATCCCGCGTCTGGACGCACCGCGCGGGGAGCCGCTCCACCCGATCCGCGGATCGATCAACGACAAGATCGCCTGGGCCGACGGCTGCGCCTTCGCGCCCCGCTGCGATTTCTACACGATGGAGTGCCTCACGGGCACTCCCGAACTGACCGAACCACGCACGGCCGGACACCAGGTGCGCTGTGTCAACCCGGTCCTGCCCAAGGCGGAGGTTTCGGCATGA
- a CDS encoding ABC transporter permease has product MTTLTNRADKIDRLAELTQQTESTAGASLWREALRRLRGSKMAIIGAVVIGVFVVLAIVGPWIAPYSPTAQTWRGEVFTNQGKFVGMRGENWFGLDHLGRDLFSRMLVGARQTLLVGVVSMLIGLVIGAIVGVLSGAAATLGGKVGQRIDTVIMRITDLMLSLPSLLLAVSIAAVMGQSLTTVMIAVGVVQIPVFARLLRGSMLAQGGADYVLAAKALGIRKKRIVLTQILPNSLSPVIVQATLSLATAIIEAAALSYLGLGNPDPAIPEWGVMLSQAQRFFDNEPMMAAYPAVGIIITALGFTLLGEAMREALDPKLRG; this is encoded by the coding sequence GTGACGACATTGACCAACAGGGCCGACAAGATCGACCGGCTCGCCGAACTGACCCAGCAGACCGAGTCGACCGCGGGCGCGAGCCTGTGGCGCGAGGCCCTGCGGCGGCTCAGGGGCAGCAAGATGGCCATCATCGGCGCGGTCGTCATCGGCGTGTTCGTGGTGCTCGCGATCGTGGGACCGTGGATCGCCCCCTACAGCCCCACCGCCCAGACCTGGCGCGGCGAAGTCTTCACCAACCAGGGCAAGTTCGTCGGAATGCGCGGCGAGAACTGGTTCGGCCTCGACCACCTCGGCCGCGACCTGTTCTCCCGCATGCTCGTCGGCGCACGCCAGACCCTGCTCGTGGGTGTGGTCTCGATGCTCATCGGCCTGGTCATCGGCGCGATCGTCGGTGTGCTGTCCGGTGCCGCCGCGACCCTCGGCGGCAAGGTCGGGCAGCGGATCGACACCGTGATCATGCGTATCACCGACCTGATGCTGTCGCTGCCCTCGCTGCTCCTGGCGGTATCCATCGCCGCCGTGATGGGCCAGTCCCTGACCACCGTGATGATCGCCGTCGGCGTCGTCCAGATCCCCGTCTTCGCCCGTCTGCTGCGCGGCTCGATGCTCGCCCAGGGCGGCGCGGACTACGTACTGGCGGCCAAGGCGCTCGGCATCCGGAAGAAGCGGATCGTCCTCACGCAGATCCTGCCCAACTCGCTGAGCCCGGTGATCGTCCAGGCGACGCTCAGCCTCGCCACCGCGATCATCGAAGCCGCGGCCCTGTCCTACCTCGGCCTCGGCAACCCCGACCCGGCGATCCCGGAGTGGGGCGTCATGCTCTCCCAGGCGCAGCGGTTCTTCGACAACGAGCCGATGATGGCCGCCTATCCGGCCGTCGGGATCATCATCACCGCACTGGGCTTCACCCTGCTCGGCGAGGCCATGCGCGAAGCCCTCGACCCGAAGCTGCGAGGCTGA
- a CDS encoding ABC transporter permease → MLRLVVRRLLQLIPTLLGLSVLLFLWLNRLPGGPASAILGERATEAEVARINRVLGLDEPVYVQYWRFLKRIFELDLGTSTQTGQPVWDEFVLRFPATVELSVAAIVIAVLIGIPMGYLAARHRGGWLDVASVSGSLIGICIPVFFLALILKGILAVQLHIFPSYGRLSTGLDATNITGFATLDGLLTGELDATWDAIMHLVLPAIALATIPLAVIVRMTRASVLEVLGEDYIRTAESKGLEKRVVRGRHVLRNALLPVVTAVGLLTGSLLSGAVLTESVFSFGGIGSFIRTSIDARDYPVLVGFILFIAMVYVLINLLVDLAYSIIDPRVRVH, encoded by the coding sequence GTGCTGCGACTCGTCGTACGAAGACTGCTACAGCTCATACCCACCCTGCTCGGCCTGTCGGTTCTGCTCTTCCTGTGGCTGAACCGGCTGCCCGGCGGACCCGCCTCAGCGATCCTGGGCGAGCGGGCGACCGAAGCCGAAGTGGCGCGCATCAACCGGGTGCTGGGGCTCGACGAGCCCGTCTACGTCCAGTACTGGCGCTTCCTCAAGCGCATCTTCGAACTGGACCTCGGCACCTCCACCCAGACAGGTCAGCCGGTGTGGGACGAATTCGTCCTGCGCTTCCCGGCCACCGTGGAACTCAGCGTCGCCGCGATCGTCATCGCGGTCCTGATCGGCATCCCGATGGGCTACCTCGCCGCCCGCCACCGCGGTGGCTGGCTCGACGTCGCCTCGGTGTCCGGATCGCTGATCGGCATCTGCATCCCCGTGTTCTTCCTCGCGCTGATACTCAAGGGCATCCTCGCCGTCCAGCTGCACATCTTCCCGAGCTACGGACGGCTCTCCACGGGTCTCGACGCCACGAACATCACGGGATTCGCCACCCTGGACGGCCTGCTGACCGGTGAGCTCGACGCGACCTGGGACGCGATCATGCACCTGGTGCTGCCCGCGATCGCCCTCGCGACCATTCCGCTCGCCGTGATCGTGCGCATGACCCGGGCGAGCGTCCTGGAGGTCCTCGGCGAGGACTACATCCGCACCGCCGAGTCCAAGGGCCTGGAGAAGCGGGTCGTTCGCGGCCGTCACGTGCTGCGCAACGCGCTGCTCCCCGTGGTCACCGCGGTGGGCCTGCTGACCGGCAGCCTGCTGTCGGGCGCGGTGCTGACCGAGTCGGTCTTCTCCTTCGGAGGCATCGGCTCCTTCATCCGTACCTCGATCGACGCCCGCGACTACCCGGTGCTGGTCGGGTTCATCCTCTTCATCGCGATGGTGTACGTCCTCATCAACCTGCTGGTCGACCTCGCGTACAGCATCATCGACCCGAGAGTGCGGGTGCACTGA
- a CDS encoding ABC transporter substrate-binding protein: protein MRIFKSRTVRVITAAVAVGLIATGCSSERDNDAKDGAKDTFVFAGAGDPGSLDPALASDGETFRVTRQAFEALLEHEPGGSKLVGGLAEKWESDPAGKVWTFNLRKNVKFHDGEEFNAAAVCANYDHWFNWAGTYQSSAVSYYWQSIMGGFAKNEDPEAPKANYKSCTAKDANTAVIEVNEPSANLPGGFSLQALAIHSPKALKEYEKQDATAKGDAITYPKYSQEAGTVAGTGPYKITKWNKSNKEVSLARFDDYWGAKAKVKNLVFRTIDTEEGRRQALQAGDIDGYDLVAPADIKTLESEGYEVPTRDVFNLFYVGMTQSKNPALKKPEVRQAIAHAIDRENIVKTQLPEGGKVATQFMPDTVAGFSDKVKQYPFDTNKSKQLLKAAGESKLTLEFCYPTEVTRPYMPAPQDMFELMKADLEKAGITVVPKAMKWAPDYLDATEAGSCALHMLGWTGDFNDGFNFIGTWFAGADKQWGFKDDKVFDSVNAASKVVDPAGRVEAYKKANETIMEYLPGLPISSSPPAIAFAKNVNPPKVSPLTQENFAEVSFK, encoded by the coding sequence ATGCGAATATTCAAGTCCCGAACTGTTCGGGTGATCACGGCGGCTGTCGCCGTCGGCCTGATCGCCACGGGCTGCTCCAGTGAGCGGGACAACGATGCCAAGGACGGAGCGAAGGACACCTTCGTCTTCGCAGGTGCGGGCGACCCCGGGTCCCTGGACCCGGCGCTGGCCAGCGACGGTGAGACCTTCCGGGTCACGCGTCAGGCCTTCGAAGCCCTGCTCGAGCACGAGCCCGGCGGTTCCAAGCTCGTCGGCGGACTCGCCGAGAAGTGGGAGAGCGACCCCGCCGGCAAGGTGTGGACGTTCAACCTCCGTAAGAACGTGAAGTTCCACGACGGCGAGGAGTTCAACGCCGCCGCGGTCTGCGCGAACTACGACCACTGGTTCAACTGGGCGGGTACGTACCAGTCCAGCGCGGTCTCGTACTACTGGCAGTCCATCATGGGCGGCTTCGCGAAGAACGAGGACCCCGAGGCGCCGAAGGCGAACTACAAGTCCTGCACCGCGAAGGACGCCAACACGGCGGTCATCGAGGTCAACGAGCCCTCGGCCAACCTGCCCGGCGGCTTCTCCCTGCAGGCCCTGGCGATCCACTCGCCGAAGGCCCTCAAGGAGTACGAGAAGCAGGACGCGACCGCCAAGGGCGACGCGATCACGTACCCCAAGTACAGCCAGGAGGCCGGCACGGTCGCCGGCACCGGCCCGTACAAGATCACCAAGTGGAACAAGAGCAACAAGGAAGTCAGCCTCGCGCGCTTCGACGACTACTGGGGCGCCAAGGCCAAGGTGAAGAACCTGGTCTTCCGCACGATCGACACCGAGGAGGGCCGCCGCCAGGCGCTCCAGGCCGGTGACATCGACGGCTACGACCTGGTCGCGCCCGCGGACATCAAGACGCTGGAGTCCGAGGGCTACGAGGTCCCGACCCGTGACGTCTTCAACCTCTTCTACGTGGGCATGACCCAGTCGAAGAACCCGGCGCTGAAGAAGCCCGAGGTCCGGCAGGCCATCGCGCACGCCATCGACCGCGAGAACATCGTCAAGACCCAGCTGCCCGAGGGCGGCAAGGTCGCCACGCAGTTCATGCCCGACACGGTCGCCGGCTTCTCGGACAAGGTGAAGCAGTACCCCTTCGACACGAACAAGTCGAAGCAGCTCCTGAAGGCCGCCGGCGAGAGCAAGCTCACGCTCGAGTTCTGCTACCCGACCGAGGTCACCCGCCCCTACATGCCTGCCCCGCAGGACATGTTCGAGCTGATGAAGGCCGACCTCGAGAAGGCCGGCATCACGGTCGTCCCGAAGGCCATGAAGTGGGCCCCGGACTACCTGGACGCCACCGAGGCCGGCTCCTGCGCCCTGCACATGCTGGGCTGGACCGGTGACTTCAACGACGGCTTCAACTTCATCGGTACCTGGTTCGCCGGCGCCGACAAGCAGTGGGGCTTCAAGGACGACAAGGTCTTCGACTCGGTGAACGCCGCTTCGAAGGTCGTCGACCCCGCCGGACGCGTCGAGGCCTACAAGAAGGCCAACGAGACCATCATGGAGTACCTGCCGGGTCTCCCGATCTCGTCCTCGCCGCCCGCGATCGCGTTCGCCAAGAACGTCAACCCGCCGAAGGTCTCCCCGCTGACGCAGGAGAACTTCGCCGAGGTCTCCTTCAAGTAA
- a CDS encoding enhanced serine sensitivity protein SseB C-terminal domain-containing protein, translating to MSASGTAEAGQVEHMLRQVAPGRLDAYEALLQALTDGQVWMLLWHGTAGSPDAQYGNMEIDGMGYAPCVTSAQELSASGWNRSHELVTGREIARSLFPDRWGIWLNPHAPGGGVGIPWLDLRRIATGLDRMPAGPLQLSDPAIEIPQFYALLSHNAHRTPAVRALRRAWVQPALGAPYLAIGLDLYDTGRPSVDAVRAMMQQSIGVVPDGLPVSTVSMSDEYDPVAMWLRANSRPFYDREAHAPAGPPPAAAPGYGYPPSHLR from the coding sequence GTGAGTGCGTCAGGCACCGCGGAGGCCGGGCAGGTCGAGCACATGCTGCGGCAAGTGGCCCCCGGGCGCCTCGACGCCTACGAGGCGCTGCTGCAGGCCCTGACCGACGGCCAGGTCTGGATGCTGCTCTGGCACGGCACCGCGGGCTCGCCCGATGCCCAGTACGGCAACATGGAGATCGACGGCATGGGCTACGCCCCGTGCGTGACCTCCGCCCAGGAACTCTCGGCCAGCGGCTGGAACAGGTCCCACGAGCTGGTCACCGGCCGCGAGATCGCCCGGTCCCTCTTCCCCGACCGCTGGGGCATCTGGCTCAACCCGCACGCCCCCGGCGGCGGCGTCGGCATCCCCTGGCTGGACCTGCGCCGCATCGCGACAGGCCTCGACCGGATGCCCGCCGGTCCGCTGCAGCTCTCCGACCCCGCCATCGAGATCCCGCAGTTCTACGCCCTTCTGTCGCACAACGCCCACCGCACCCCCGCCGTCCGCGCGCTGCGCCGCGCCTGGGTGCAGCCCGCGCTGGGCGCCCCGTATCTCGCGATCGGGCTCGATCTCTACGACACGGGCCGGCCCTCCGTCGACGCGGTCCGCGCGATGATGCAGCAGTCGATCGGCGTGGTCCCCGACGGACTGCCCGTCTCGACGGTGTCCATGTCCGACGAGTACGACCCCGTCGCCATGTGGCTGCGCGCCAACTCCCGTCCGTTCTACGACCGCGAGGCGCACGCCCCGGCGGGCCCGCCGCCCGCTGCCGCGCCGGGGTACGGCTACCCGCCCTCGCACCTCCGCTGA
- a CDS encoding enhanced serine sensitivity protein SseB, translating into MDIPAQAPVHPQHGWPANELEEVLSASLGVPGAGGRLVEVLGRSRVWVPLPNGGGPDSPDLDLPTVDIDGAAYVPVFSSEAQFLHCVGAHFSFTVAPAREFARGLPPQLGIAVNPGGAVGVPLPPPAVAELCRAGRTALDGPSGGRVRLYEPDWKEDPVDFLAAVAGEFQDIGVVSTARRALASIEGGDPVLFVGVEFATWDGAGQSAPMDALGRALGRVQLPWPVNLVLLDVAQDPVGDWMLEKVRPFYRREGY; encoded by the coding sequence GTGGACATTCCGGCCCAGGCCCCCGTCCATCCGCAGCACGGATGGCCGGCCAACGAGCTCGAGGAAGTGCTCAGCGCCTCCCTCGGCGTGCCCGGAGCCGGCGGCCGCCTGGTCGAGGTGCTCGGCCGCAGCCGCGTCTGGGTGCCCCTGCCGAACGGCGGCGGGCCCGACAGCCCCGACCTCGACCTGCCCACGGTCGACATCGACGGTGCCGCGTACGTACCGGTGTTCAGCTCCGAGGCCCAGTTCCTGCACTGCGTCGGCGCCCATTTCTCGTTCACCGTCGCGCCCGCCCGCGAATTCGCCCGCGGGCTGCCCCCGCAGCTGGGCATCGCCGTCAATCCCGGCGGGGCGGTCGGTGTGCCGCTGCCGCCGCCGGCCGTCGCCGAGCTCTGCCGGGCCGGGCGCACCGCGCTGGACGGGCCCTCCGGCGGGCGGGTCCGGCTCTACGAGCCGGACTGGAAGGAGGACCCCGTCGACTTCCTCGCCGCGGTGGCCGGCGAATTCCAGGACATCGGTGTCGTGAGCACCGCACGCAGGGCGCTGGCCAGCATCGAGGGCGGCGACCCCGTCCTCTTCGTCGGCGTCGAGTTCGCCACCTGGGACGGTGCCGGACAGAGCGCCCCGATGGACGCGCTGGGCCGTGCGCTCGGCCGGGTCCAGCTGCCGTGGCCGGTCAATCTGGTCCTGCTCGACGTGGCCCAGGACCCCGTGGGGGACTGGATGCTGGAGAAGGTGAGGCCGTTCTACCGGCGCGAGGGGTACTGA
- a CDS encoding AAA family ATPase has product MTLQPYATTAGAARGAVPAQQGARARGLLGTHAPVVRDLRGRKGLGPRSLDFVAGDVVVVSGLPGSGKSTLIRRAVREHAIDSQDTRDRWAGSLPALLPYALYRPLVRAAHYLGLWRALRSGGSVVVHDCGTQAWVRRWLAREAGRRGRTLHLVLLDVTPHVARAGQRERGRGVSGYAFARHRGAVGRLLRDTESGLLPPGCASAVLLDREAATAIERISFANA; this is encoded by the coding sequence ATGACGTTGCAGCCGTACGCGACGACCGCAGGGGCGGCACGCGGTGCTGTGCCCGCGCAGCAGGGTGCCCGCGCCCGGGGGCTCCTGGGCACGCACGCTCCGGTGGTGCGTGATCTGCGGGGCAGGAAGGGGCTCGGCCCGCGCAGCCTGGACTTCGTCGCCGGCGATGTGGTGGTGGTCTCCGGACTGCCCGGCAGCGGGAAGTCGACGCTGATCCGGCGCGCGGTGCGGGAGCACGCCATCGACTCCCAGGACACCAGGGACCGCTGGGCGGGCTCCCTGCCCGCCTTACTCCCGTACGCCCTCTACCGGCCGCTGGTCCGCGCCGCGCACTACCTCGGGCTGTGGCGGGCGCTCCGCTCGGGCGGATCCGTCGTCGTGCACGACTGCGGGACCCAGGCCTGGGTGCGGCGCTGGCTGGCCCGCGAGGCCGGGCGCCGGGGCCGCACGCTGCACCTCGTCCTGCTCGACGTCACCCCTCATGTGGCCAGGGCGGGCCAGCGGGAGCGCGGAAGGGGCGTATCCGGATACGCCTTCGCCCGGCACCGCGGTGCGGTCGGACGGCTGCTGCGCGACACGGAGAGCGGACTGCTGCCGCCCGGTTGTGCGTCCGCGGTGCTGCTCGACCGGGAGGCCGCAACGGCGATCGAACGGATTTCGTTCGCAAACGCATAG
- the gcvT gene encoding glycine cleavage system aminomethyltransferase GcvT: MSTAPASRLTALDALHRSLGATMTDFAGWDMPLRYASERDEHNAVRTRAGLFDLSHMGEITVTGPQAAAFLNFALVGNIATVGVGRARYTMIVAEDGGILDDLIVYRLGENEAPEYMVVANAGNAQLVLDTLAGRAGGFDTEVRDDRDAYALLAVQGPESPAILKSVTDADLDGLKYYAGLPGTVAGVPALIARTGYTGEDGFELFVAPEHAEQLWKALTEAGAPHGLIPCGLSCRDTLRLEAGMPLYGHELTTALTPFDAGLGRVVKFEKEGDFVGREALLAAAERAETAPPRKLVGLVAEGRRVPRAGFQVVADGKVIGEVTSGAPSPTLGKPIAMAYVDAAHAAPGTEGVGVDIRGTHEAYEVVALPFYKRQK, translated from the coding sequence ATGAGCACTGCCCCCGCCTCCCGTCTCACCGCCCTCGATGCGCTGCATCGCTCCCTGGGCGCGACCATGACCGATTTCGCCGGCTGGGACATGCCCCTGCGGTACGCCAGTGAGCGCGACGAGCACAACGCCGTACGCACCCGGGCCGGGCTCTTCGACCTGTCGCACATGGGCGAGATCACCGTCACCGGACCGCAGGCCGCGGCCTTCCTGAACTTCGCGCTGGTGGGCAACATCGCCACCGTCGGCGTGGGCCGGGCCCGCTACACGATGATCGTCGCCGAGGACGGCGGGATCCTGGACGACCTGATCGTCTACCGCCTGGGCGAGAACGAGGCCCCCGAGTACATGGTCGTCGCCAACGCGGGCAACGCACAGCTCGTGCTCGACACGCTCGCCGGGCGCGCCGGGGGCTTCGACACCGAGGTGCGCGACGACCGCGACGCCTACGCGCTGCTCGCCGTCCAGGGCCCCGAGTCCCCCGCCATCCTGAAGTCGGTCACGGACGCCGACCTGGACGGGCTGAAGTACTACGCGGGCCTGCCCGGCACCGTCGCCGGTGTTCCCGCGCTCATCGCCCGTACCGGCTACACCGGCGAGGACGGCTTCGAGCTCTTCGTCGCCCCCGAGCACGCCGAGCAGCTGTGGAAGGCGCTCACCGAGGCGGGCGCCCCGCACGGCCTGATCCCGTGCGGCCTCTCCTGCCGCGACACGCTGCGCCTGGAGGCGGGCATGCCGCTGTACGGGCACGAGCTGACCACCGCGCTGACCCCGTTCGACGCGGGTCTTGGCCGGGTCGTGAAGTTCGAGAAGGAGGGCGACTTCGTCGGCCGCGAGGCGCTGCTGGCCGCCGCCGAGCGCGCCGAGACCGCCCCGCCCCGCAAGCTCGTCGGCCTGGTGGCCGAGGGCCGCCGGGTGCCGCGCGCCGGCTTCCAGGTCGTCGCCGACGGCAAGGTCATCGGCGAGGTCACGTCCGGCGCGCCGTCGCCGACGCTGGGCAAGCCGATCGCCATGGCGTACGTGGACGCGGCGCACGCCGCGCCCGGTACCGAGGGCGTCGGCGTAGACATCCGGGGTACCCACGAGGCGTACGAGGTCGTCGCACTGCCCTTCTACAAGCGTCAGAAGTGA